The following are encoded in a window of Flavobacterium cupriresistens genomic DNA:
- a CDS encoding GNAT family N-acetyltransferase has translation MKISIVVTQEEHFKYAQEICDTIESSALLRGTGIAKRTPEYIQKKMSNADAMIALADGKFAGFCYIESWQHGKFVAHSGLIVHPDYRSLGLAKKIKSKVFDYSLERYPDAKIFGITTGLAVMKINSDLGYKPVPFSELTTDPSFWAGCKTCTNYEILQSKDNKMCLCTGMLYDPKEKQKTPPRHPFNEKVLNRLRTIKQALFLKK, from the coding sequence ATGAAGATCTCTATTGTTGTAACTCAGGAAGAACATTTTAAGTATGCGCAGGAAATTTGCGATACGATAGAATCATCAGCCTTGTTAAGAGGTACAGGGATTGCTAAAAGAACTCCTGAGTACATTCAGAAAAAAATGTCAAATGCAGATGCAATGATTGCTCTGGCGGATGGAAAGTTTGCAGGTTTTTGTTATATCGAAAGCTGGCAACACGGGAAATTCGTGGCACATTCCGGTTTAATTGTGCACCCCGATTACAGAAGTTTAGGTTTAGCCAAAAAGATAAAATCAAAAGTTTTTGATTACTCGCTGGAAAGATATCCGGACGCTAAAATCTTTGGTATTACCACAGGATTGGCTGTAATGAAAATCAACTCAGATTTGGGTTATAAACCGGTTCCTTTCTCGGAACTTACAACAGATCCAAGTTTTTGGGCGGGTTGTAAAACCTGTACGAATTACGAAATTTTGCAAAGTAAAGATAACAAAATGTGTCTTTGTACCGGTATGTTGTACGATCCAAAAGAGAAACAAAAAACACCACCAAGACACCCTTTTAACGAAAAAGTTCTTAATAGACTGAGAACCATTAAACAAGCCTTATTTTTAAAAAAGTAA
- a CDS encoding argininosuccinate synthase has translation MKKVVLAYSGGLDTSYCLKYLKNEKGYEVHTVLVDTGGFDAEELSAIEKRAYELGSAQHANLTIVDKYYDKAIKYLIFGNVLKNNTYPLSVSAERVFQAIEAIKYAKKVGASAIAHGSTGAGNDQIRFDLIFQTIAPEIEIITPIRDLKLSRQEEVDYLSKNGVHYSWEKAQYSINKGLWGTSVGGKETLTSSQPLPGDAYPSQLQKEGEEKVTLHFEQGELVAVNGKTDKPSNNIVALEKLANAYAIGRDIHVGDTIIGIKGRVGFEAAAPLIIIKAHHLLEKHTLGKWQQYWKEQLGNWYGMLFHEGQFLDPVMRNIETFLQDTQKTVNGVVTVSLKPYHFSLDGIESENDLMNTGFGQYGEMNNAWTSDDAKGFIKILGNAQNIFSSVNHLDHD, from the coding sequence ATGAAAAAAGTTGTATTAGCTTATAGCGGAGGATTAGATACCTCGTATTGTTTGAAATATTTAAAAAACGAAAAAGGATACGAAGTTCATACCGTGCTTGTAGATACAGGAGGATTTGATGCAGAAGAATTGTCAGCTATTGAAAAAAGAGCCTACGAATTAGGAAGTGCACAACACGCCAACCTAACCATTGTAGATAAATATTATGATAAAGCTATAAAATATTTGATTTTTGGAAACGTATTAAAAAACAATACCTATCCACTATCAGTGAGTGCAGAGCGTGTTTTTCAGGCTATTGAAGCTATAAAATATGCTAAAAAAGTAGGAGCAAGTGCCATCGCACATGGAAGTACAGGTGCAGGAAATGATCAAATTCGTTTTGATTTGATTTTCCAGACCATCGCTCCGGAAATTGAAATTATAACTCCAATTAGAGATTTAAAACTTTCGAGACAAGAAGAAGTCGATTATTTGTCCAAAAATGGCGTTCATTATTCTTGGGAAAAAGCCCAATATTCGATTAATAAAGGACTTTGGGGAACAAGTGTTGGAGGAAAAGAGACACTAACTTCAAGTCAGCCATTGCCTGGTGATGCCTATCCTTCACAATTGCAAAAAGAAGGTGAAGAAAAAGTAACGTTACATTTTGAACAAGGCGAATTAGTAGCGGTTAATGGTAAAACAGACAAACCGTCAAATAATATTGTTGCGCTGGAAAAACTGGCAAATGCCTATGCCATCGGAAGAGACATTCACGTAGGTGATACCATTATCGGAATTAAAGGAAGAGTAGGTTTTGAAGCAGCTGCACCGTTAATTATTATCAAAGCACACCATTTATTAGAGAAACATACGCTGGGGAAATGGCAGCAATACTGGAAGGAACAACTAGGAAACTGGTACGGAATGTTGTTTCACGAAGGCCAATTTCTGGATCCCGTGATGAGAAATATCGAAACTTTTTTGCAAGACACCCAAAAGACGGTCAACGGAGTAGTAACCGTTTCTTTAAAACCGTATCATTTTTCGCTTGACGGAATTGAATCTGAAAATGATCTAATGAACACTGGTTTTGGTCAGTATGGCGAAATGAATAATGCCTGGACGTCTGATGATGCAAAAGGATTTATTAAGATTTTAGGAAACGCTCAAAACATATTTTCATCTGTAAACCATTTAGATCATGATTAA
- the argC gene encoding N-acetyl-gamma-glutamyl-phosphate reductase, protein MINVGIIGGSGYTAGELIRIAMYHPNVNLDFVYSTTNAGKPLSVAHHDLMGDIEMNFTDQINPDVNVVFLCLGHGKSISFLKENKFASHTKIIDLGNDFRLTKEADFEGKQFVYGLPELNKAAIKKANYIANPGCFATAIQLALLPLAKNNLLKEDVHINATTGSTGAGVGLADTSHFSWRNNNMSHYKAFEHQHLGEINQSVAQLQSDFSDELIFVPNRGDFTRGIFATLYTSSEESLEDLVAKYEDFYKNEPFVTVTTTNINMKQVVQTNKCIISILKKGNRVLITSIIDNLTKGASGQAIQNMNLMFGLEETTGLHLKPSGF, encoded by the coding sequence ATGATTAATGTTGGAATAATTGGTGGTTCGGGCTACACAGCCGGCGAACTCATTAGAATAGCAATGTATCATCCCAACGTAAACTTGGATTTTGTTTACAGTACAACCAATGCTGGGAAACCGCTTTCTGTGGCACACCACGATTTGATGGGGGATATCGAAATGAATTTTACAGATCAAATTAATCCGGATGTAAACGTTGTTTTTTTATGCCTTGGACACGGGAAATCTATTTCGTTTTTGAAAGAAAATAAATTCGCAAGTCACACTAAAATCATCGATTTAGGAAATGATTTTAGATTAACCAAAGAGGCTGATTTTGAAGGAAAACAATTCGTGTACGGATTGCCTGAATTGAATAAAGCAGCCATAAAAAAGGCAAATTATATTGCAAACCCGGGTTGTTTTGCAACTGCTATTCAGTTAGCCTTATTGCCTTTAGCGAAAAATAATTTATTAAAAGAAGACGTTCATATTAATGCCACAACCGGAAGTACTGGTGCCGGAGTTGGATTAGCAGATACTTCGCATTTTAGTTGGAGAAACAATAATATGTCACATTATAAAGCTTTTGAACATCAGCATTTGGGAGAAATCAATCAAAGTGTGGCGCAATTGCAATCTGATTTTTCAGACGAGTTGATTTTTGTTCCGAACAGAGGGGATTTTACAAGAGGAATTTTTGCTACTTTATATACAAGTTCAGAAGAAAGTTTAGAAGATTTGGTTGCTAAATATGAAGATTTCTATAAAAATGAGCCATTTGTAACGGTAACAACAACCAATATCAATATGAAACAGGTAGTACAAACCAATAAATGCATCATTAGTATATTGAAAAAAGGAAATCGGGTTTTAATCACCTCTATTATTGATAACTTAACCAAAGGTGCTTCCGGACAAGCGATTCAAAACATGAATTTGATGTTTGGACTAGAAGAAACCACAGGTTTACATTTGAAACCAAGCGGATTTTAG
- a CDS encoding aspartate aminotransferase family protein, translating to MNLFNVYPLYNITPVKAIDCTITDENGIEYLDLYSGHGVISIGHTQPDYVAKLKNQLDHLGFYSNAIQNPLQVELAQKLGKLSGLEDYELFLCSSGAEANENALKLASFHNGKSRVVAFHNSFHGRTSAAVAVTDNKKIVAPINAQQEVTFLPLNQIELVEAELQKGDVSSVIIEGIQGVGGLDEGTTAFFQALEKACKKHDVVLILDEVQSGYGRSGKFFAFQHHGINADIISVAKGMGNGFPVGAILISPKFEASFGLLGTTFGGSHLSCAAGIAVLDVIEKLDLQKNVNEVSAYFSEQIKQVPGIKQIKGKGLMLGIEFDFDVAALRKKLIIEKHIFTGSANNKNLLRILPPLTVKKADIDTFIVALKESLEELKN from the coding sequence ATGAACTTATTTAACGTTTACCCCCTATATAATATTACTCCTGTAAAAGCAATAGATTGTACCATTACAGATGAAAACGGTATAGAATACTTAGATTTATACAGTGGTCACGGTGTGATTTCTATTGGACACACACAACCTGATTATGTTGCTAAATTGAAAAATCAATTGGATCATTTGGGGTTTTACTCCAATGCCATTCAGAATCCTTTGCAAGTTGAACTGGCTCAAAAACTCGGAAAACTTTCAGGATTAGAAGATTATGAGTTATTTTTATGCAGTTCGGGAGCCGAGGCGAATGAAAATGCTTTGAAATTAGCTTCGTTCCACAATGGAAAATCCAGAGTTGTAGCTTTTCATAATTCATTCCACGGAAGAACTTCTGCAGCTGTTGCGGTTACAGACAATAAAAAAATTGTAGCGCCAATAAATGCGCAGCAGGAAGTTACTTTTCTTCCTTTAAATCAAATTGAATTAGTAGAAGCAGAACTTCAAAAAGGAGATGTTTCGAGTGTAATTATTGAAGGAATTCAAGGGGTTGGAGGTTTAGACGAAGGAACAACAGCCTTTTTTCAGGCTTTAGAAAAAGCATGTAAAAAACACGATGTTGTTTTGATTTTAGACGAAGTACAATCCGGATATGGAAGAAGCGGAAAGTTTTTTGCCTTTCAACATCACGGAATTAATGCGGATATTATCTCGGTAGCAAAAGGAATGGGGAATGGTTTTCCGGTTGGAGCTATTTTAATTTCGCCAAAATTTGAAGCAAGTTTTGGTCTGTTAGGAACTACTTTCGGCGGAAGCCACTTGTCTTGTGCCGCTGGAATTGCCGTTCTGGATGTAATTGAAAAATTGGATTTACAGAAGAATGTAAACGAAGTTTCGGCTTATTTTTCAGAACAAATCAAACAAGTTCCGGGTATCAAACAAATTAAAGGAAAAGGATTAATGCTTGGAATTGAATTTGATTTTGACGTTGCCGCATTAAGAAAGAAATTAATTATCGAGAAACATATTTTTACCGGAAGCGCAAACAATAAGAATTTGTTGAGAATTCTACCTCCGTTAACCGTTAAAAAAGCAGATATAGATACTTTTATTGTAGCTTTAAAAGAAAGTTTAGAAGAACTTAAAAATTAA
- a CDS encoding glutamate-5-semialdehyde dehydrogenase: MNHQLAIEKRNLVLLSMAKLVEQERNQIILTNQADLLAYDGSDLAMEERLKVDDKKIDEMILSLSQLAAQDDPVGVERFHFEHDNGIKVINKTAAFGTILIIYESRPDVTIEAGGIAFKSGNKILLKGGKEALQSNLKIVSLWHQALEENQVSKDWVEYLNFNRTETQAFLEKPTQKVDLIVPRGGEKLIEFVKAHATCPVIVSGRGNNFVYVHKEADTDMALKVIMNAKTSKISACNALDKVLIDSRLPNFEGFVALLIEDLIESNVEIIADKTLATFKNTTLLKEENIWYEEFLDYKIVIGTIDSEDHAIEKINKYCGGHSASIITRNTAVAQEFMENVDAAAVYQNASTRFTDGGQLGLGGELAISTDKLHQRGPIGLQHLVTNKWYIYGEGQVR; the protein is encoded by the coding sequence ATGAACCATCAATTAGCAATCGAAAAGCGGAATTTGGTTTTACTGTCAATGGCAAAGCTTGTTGAGCAGGAAAGAAACCAAATTATTCTAACCAATCAGGCTGATTTACTGGCGTACGACGGTTCCGATCTTGCCATGGAAGAGCGCCTAAAAGTAGATGATAAAAAGATTGATGAAATGATTTTATCGTTGAGCCAATTAGCCGCACAAGATGACCCGGTTGGAGTAGAACGATTTCATTTTGAGCATGATAACGGAATCAAGGTGATTAATAAAACAGCAGCATTTGGTACAATATTAATTATTTACGAATCTCGTCCGGACGTAACCATCGAAGCGGGTGGAATCGCTTTCAAATCCGGAAATAAAATTTTATTAAAAGGTGGAAAAGAAGCATTGCAGTCTAATTTGAAAATTGTGAGCTTATGGCATCAGGCTTTAGAGGAAAATCAAGTTTCGAAAGATTGGGTGGAATACTTGAATTTTAATAGAACTGAAACACAAGCTTTTTTAGAAAAACCAACACAGAAAGTAGACTTAATTGTCCCTCGTGGTGGAGAAAAGTTAATTGAGTTTGTAAAAGCACATGCGACTTGCCCTGTAATTGTAAGCGGACGTGGAAACAACTTCGTTTACGTTCATAAAGAAGCGGATACCGATATGGCGCTGAAGGTAATTATGAATGCCAAAACGTCTAAAATTTCGGCTTGTAATGCGCTCGATAAGGTACTGATAGATTCCAGATTGCCGAATTTTGAAGGTTTTGTTGCTTTGTTAATCGAGGATTTGATAGAATCTAATGTGGAAATTATTGCAGATAAAACGTTAGCTACGTTTAAAAATACAACCCTTCTAAAAGAGGAGAATATTTGGTACGAAGAGTTTTTAGATTATAAAATTGTAATTGGAACCATCGATTCGGAAGACCATGCCATCGAAAAAATAAATAAATATTGCGGTGGACATTCCGCTTCAATTATAACCAGAAATACCGCTGTTGCTCAGGAATTCATGGAGAATGTAGATGCAGCCGCCGTTTATCAAAATGCCTCAACACGTTTTACAGACGGTGGACAGCTAGGTTTAGGTGGGGAATTAGCCATAAGCACAGATAAATTGCATCAAAGAGGACCAATTGGCTTACAGCATCTTGTAACCAATAAGTGGTATATTTATGGTGAAGGACAGGTTAGGTGA
- the proB gene encoding glutamate 5-kinase, protein MKKKRILLKIGSNTLTKETNHISRGKIEDIGMQIAALNKEYEFVIVSSGAIAAAKQFVKLESKGKEIIVKQALASIGQPHLMRIFHENFSDLGLLTSQCLLSYSDFEKEQSKVNIVNTINVLVENNYIPIINENDTVATDEIQFGDNDKLAALTAVLLNVDILIIATNTSGIYTKDSIHNKIPETIKLVEDLKLLEKEIGESKSSHGTGGMQSKIEAAGIAKAANIETWIINGLEDNFILKALKNEIPFTKIV, encoded by the coding sequence ATGAAGAAAAAAAGAATTTTATTGAAAATTGGAAGCAATACGCTGACAAAAGAAACCAATCATATTTCGAGAGGAAAAATTGAAGATATCGGAATGCAGATTGCGGCTTTAAACAAAGAGTATGAGTTTGTAATTGTAAGCTCCGGAGCTATTGCAGCAGCGAAACAGTTTGTAAAACTCGAAAGTAAAGGCAAAGAAATTATTGTAAAACAAGCTCTGGCTTCGATTGGGCAGCCCCATTTAATGCGGATTTTTCATGAGAATTTCAGCGATTTGGGTTTGTTGACTTCGCAATGTCTGCTTTCGTATTCTGATTTTGAGAAGGAACAGTCCAAAGTCAATATTGTCAATACAATAAATGTTTTGGTCGAGAACAATTATATTCCGATTATCAATGAAAATGATACTGTTGCGACAGATGAGATTCAGTTTGGGGATAATGATAAATTGGCCGCTTTGACAGCAGTACTTCTAAATGTTGATATTCTGATTATTGCAACCAATACAAGCGGAATTTATACGAAGGATTCTATTCATAATAAAATTCCGGAAACCATAAAATTAGTAGAAGATTTAAAGCTTTTAGAAAAAGAAATTGGAGAATCTAAGTCTTCACATGGAACGGGAGGGATGCAATCTAAAATTGAAGCAGCCGGAATTGCAAAGGCGGCCAATATTGAAACCTGGATCATTAACGGATTAGAAGATAATTTTATTTTGAAAGCCTTAAAAAATGAAATTCCGTTTACTAAGATAGTTTAG
- a CDS encoding N-acetylornithine carbamoyltransferase, which produces MNYISIQDSSSLSKWVRSALKIKKSPLKNQSLGKNKTLGMLFFNPSLRTRLSTQKAALNLGMNVMVMNFTNEGWTLEFEDGAVMNSGASEHIKEAAEVVSQYCDIIAIRAFAGLESKEKDYSETVISGFIKHATVPIVNMESAVRHPLQSLADAITMEEYKTEHKPKVVLSWAPHPKALPQAVANSFVEMMQLQKEMDFVITHPEGYELSPEITKDCKIEYDQNKAFENADFVYVKNWSNFNDYGKVTNIDPSWTVTTEKMALTNNGKFMHCLPVRRNVIVSDEVIDSENSIVIQQANNRTYAAQLVLQKILKKL; this is translated from the coding sequence ATGAATTATATTTCAATTCAAGATAGTAGCTCATTATCAAAATGGGTAAGAAGTGCTTTAAAAATTAAAAAAAGTCCACTTAAAAATCAAAGTTTAGGGAAGAATAAAACGTTAGGAATGTTATTCTTTAATCCGAGTTTAAGAACGCGTTTGAGCACCCAAAAAGCAGCACTAAATTTGGGAATGAATGTGATGGTAATGAACTTTACCAACGAAGGCTGGACTTTGGAATTTGAAGATGGAGCCGTAATGAATTCAGGTGCTTCCGAGCATATCAAAGAAGCAGCAGAAGTTGTTTCTCAATATTGTGATATTATTGCTATTCGTGCTTTTGCTGGATTGGAGAGCAAAGAAAAAGATTATTCGGAAACCGTTATTTCAGGTTTTATAAAACATGCAACGGTGCCAATAGTAAATATGGAAAGTGCTGTTCGTCATCCCTTGCAATCTTTAGCAGATGCCATTACGATGGAAGAGTACAAAACTGAGCATAAACCTAAAGTAGTACTATCTTGGGCACCACACCCTAAAGCTCTGCCACAAGCAGTGGCCAATTCATTTGTAGAAATGATGCAATTGCAAAAGGAAATGGATTTTGTAATTACACATCCGGAAGGTTATGAATTAAGCCCCGAAATTACAAAAGACTGCAAAATAGAATACGACCAAAATAAGGCTTTCGAAAATGCTGATTTTGTCTACGTAAAAAACTGGAGTAATTTTAACGATTACGGAAAAGTGACCAACATAGATCCATCCTGGACTGTTACAACTGAAAAAATGGCATTGACCAACAACGGAAAATTCATGCATTGTCTTCCGGTACGTCGTAATGTAATTGTAAGCGATGAAGTTATAGATAGTGAAAATTCAATCGTAATTCAACAAGCTAATAACAGAACGTACGCAGCACAGTTGGTGTTACAGAAGATTTTGAAGAAATTGTAA
- the argB gene encoding acetylglutamate kinase gives MKKVTVIKIGGNIIDNPTELEQFLTDFSKIEGYKVVVHGGGKSATKMAQSIGLVPQMIEGRRITDAPMLDVAVMIYAGQINKYIVAQLQAKDNNAIGFSGADGNLIQSEKRNHPTIDYGFVGDVKQVNTILLATLLQSGIVPVFCAITHDKKGQLLNTNADTIASELAIALAEVFDVTLTYCFEKQGVLLDSEDDTSVITEINEALYAKLKAEEVIHSGMIPKLDNCFNSLSRGVQKIKIGHHRMLQSPDVLHTTIIL, from the coding sequence ATGAAAAAAGTTACCGTAATAAAAATAGGTGGAAACATAATTGATAACCCAACCGAGTTAGAACAATTTTTGACTGATTTTTCTAAAATTGAAGGATACAAGGTAGTTGTTCATGGAGGCGGAAAATCAGCTACTAAAATGGCACAAAGTATTGGTTTAGTCCCTCAAATGATTGAAGGACGTCGCATTACAGATGCTCCGATGCTCGATGTTGCAGTGATGATTTATGCCGGACAGATTAATAAATATATTGTAGCGCAATTACAGGCAAAAGACAACAATGCAATCGGTTTTTCAGGCGCTGACGGAAATCTAATTCAGTCGGAGAAACGAAATCATCCAACAATTGATTATGGTTTTGTGGGCGATGTGAAACAGGTAAATACAATATTGTTGGCTACACTATTGCAAAGTGGAATCGTACCGGTTTTCTGTGCCATTACGCACGATAAAAAGGGACAATTACTAAATACAAATGCCGATACAATTGCAAGTGAATTAGCTATTGCCTTAGCTGAAGTTTTCGATGTAACACTTACGTATTGTTTCGAAAAACAAGGAGTATTGTTAGATTCTGAAGATGATACGTCTGTAATTACAGAAATAAATGAAGCTTTATATGCAAAGCTAAAAGCAGAAGAAGTAATCCATTCCGGAATGATTCCTAAATTGGATAATTGTTTTAATAGTTTATCAAGAGGTGTTCAAAAAATTAAAATTGGACATCACAGGATGTTGCAGAGCCCGGATGTTCTGCACACCACGATTATATTGTAA
- a CDS encoding M20 family metallo-hydrolase codes for MKNIETLTQEAIVLLKNLIETPSFSSEEDQTALLIENWFNQNEIPFKRENNNVWAFNKNFDKNKPTLLLNSHHDTVKPNQAYTNDPFKAIEKDGKLFGLGSNDAGGCLVSLLATFVHFYAVENLSHNIVIVASAEEESSGKNGLNSVLKHLPELDCAIVGEPTLMQLAVAEKGLLVLDVKVKGTASHAAHQNDDNAIYKSIPVMEWFKNYKFDKISEVLGPVKMTVTQISAGKQHNVVPSECDLVVDIRVTDCYSNTEILDVVKANVNAEVTPRSMHLNASSIPVTHGLVQAGIALGRTTYGSPTLSDQSVLSCQSLKLGPGETLRSHSADEFIFINEIEEGVDLYIKILSDFFRL; via the coding sequence ATGAAAAATATAGAAACGCTGACCCAAGAAGCCATTGTTTTATTGAAAAACCTGATTGAAACCCCTTCCTTTTCAAGTGAAGAAGATCAAACCGCTCTTTTAATTGAAAATTGGTTCAATCAAAATGAAATCCCTTTTAAGAGAGAAAACAACAATGTGTGGGCTTTCAATAAAAATTTTGATAAAAATAAACCAACACTTTTATTAAACTCTCATCACGATACCGTAAAACCAAATCAAGCGTACACCAACGATCCGTTTAAAGCGATTGAAAAAGACGGTAAATTATTCGGATTAGGAAGCAATGATGCCGGAGGTTGTCTGGTTTCTTTACTGGCGACTTTTGTGCATTTTTATGCTGTCGAAAATTTATCACACAATATTGTAATTGTCGCTTCTGCAGAAGAAGAGAGTAGCGGTAAAAATGGCTTAAATAGCGTCTTAAAACATTTGCCGGAATTGGACTGTGCGATTGTTGGTGAACCTACTTTAATGCAGTTGGCCGTTGCTGAAAAAGGCTTACTGGTTCTGGATGTTAAAGTAAAAGGTACGGCAAGTCACGCTGCACATCAGAATGATGATAATGCGATTTATAAATCAATTCCGGTAATGGAGTGGTTTAAAAACTATAAATTCGACAAGATATCTGAGGTTTTGGGTCCTGTAAAAATGACTGTAACTCAGATTAGTGCCGGAAAACAGCATAATGTGGTGCCATCAGAATGTGATTTGGTGGTAGATATTCGTGTAACCGACTGTTATTCGAATACCGAAATCCTTGACGTTGTTAAAGCAAATGTAAACGCCGAAGTTACACCAAGATCCATGCATTTAAATGCTTCGTCTATTCCGGTAACACATGGTTTAGTTCAGGCAGGAATCGCTTTAGGAAGAACGACTTACGGTTCGCCAACCCTTTCAGACCAGTCGGTTTTAAGTTGTCAATCGTTAAAATTAGGACCAGGTGAAACCCTACGGTCACATTCAGCCGATGAATTTATCTTTATCAATGAAATTGAGGAAGGAGTCGATTTGTATATCAAAATACTAAGTGATTTTTTTAGATTGTAA
- a CDS encoding virulence RhuM family protein: MQKPILLYQTADTNINVEVTYIDENFWLTQKAIAELFTVDVRTVNEHLQNIFNSEELEKIATNRKIRIVQKEGNRQVSREIDFYNLDAIIAVGYRVNSKQATQFRIWATKTLKEFIIKGFVLNDEMLKNGSSFGKDYFEELLGKIREIRSSERRFYQKITDIYALSADYEKGASETRAFFASVQNKLHWAISGKTAAEIIYTEADAAKLHMGLSTWKDAPDGKIQKADVVIAKNYLSENHIQELNRIVSAYLDLAENNAKRQLLMKMEDWSTFLNNFLQLSNYPILLDNGKISLLEAKIKAESEFDKFRIIQDRDYISDFDREVLKIKKSNK; this comes from the coding sequence ATGCAAAAGCCTATTTTATTATATCAAACAGCAGACACCAATATAAATGTTGAAGTGACTTATATTGATGAGAATTTTTGGTTGACACAAAAAGCTATTGCTGAATTATTTACTGTTGACGTTAGGACTGTTAATGAGCATCTTCAAAATATATTTAATTCGGAAGAGTTAGAAAAAATCGCAACTAACCGGAAAATCCGGATTGTTCAAAAAGAAGGAAATCGTCAGGTAAGTCGTGAGATTGATTTTTATAATCTAGACGCTATAATCGCTGTCGGTTACCGTGTCAATTCAAAACAAGCAACTCAGTTCCGAATTTGGGCGACCAAAACTTTAAAAGAATTTATTATAAAAGGATTTGTATTGAATGATGAAATGTTGAAAAACGGTTCATCATTTGGCAAAGATTATTTTGAAGAATTACTAGGGAAAATAAGAGAAATAAGATCTTCCGAAAGAAGATTTTATCAAAAGATAACAGACATTTATGCGCTTTCTGCGGATTATGAAAAAGGCGCATCAGAAACCAGAGCTTTTTTCGCATCCGTACAGAATAAATTGCATTGGGCAATCTCAGGAAAAACAGCTGCTGAGATTATTTATACAGAAGCAGATGCAGCAAAATTGCATATGGGGTTGTCTACGTGGAAAGATGCTCCCGATGGGAAAATTCAAAAAGCAGATGTTGTAATTGCTAAAAATTATTTAAGTGAAAATCACATTCAGGAATTGAACAGAATAGTGTCGGCTTATTTAGATTTAGCAGAAAATAATGCGAAAAGACAGTTGTTGATGAAAATGGAAGATTGGAGTACTTTTTTAAATAATTTTCTTCAGCTTTCTAATTATCCGATTTTATTAGACAATGGTAAAATCTCATTATTGGAAGCAAAAATAAAAGCAGAATCTGAGTTTGATAAATTTAGAATAATTCAAGATCGGGATTATATTTCTGATTTTGACAGAGAAGTTTTAAAAATAAAGAAGTCAAATAAGTAA